DNA sequence from the Falco biarmicus isolate bFalBia1 chromosome 5, bFalBia1.pri, whole genome shotgun sequence genome:
tATTCATTTATCTTGAACTCTCATGAAACCTTCATGAAACGGTCCATTCAAGAGACTATTATATTTCTCAGTGTTACAAAGTCTACCAGTTTCATATATTTATTCCTTCTGTATAGATTTGTATGTTTACAGTCAtattcaataaaaatatattgtagTGGGCTGCCCTGACCTGGTGCATGATCTAATTCAAAATAGACTGCTCTTCCAGAACAGGTATGGAATAAATAATTCaatgttgcattaaaaaatactattctgtatggaaatttttttaaaatactttccacAAGTGTATTCCAGTGTGTTTCTACTCTGTACATttttggggaagggtggctAAGTTACTAGTAGTATGCTCCCCAATTTCAAATCTTTCATCAACCTCAACCCTATTGAAAACTGAATATACACTAGGTTGAACAGGAAATGCTGATCCTTAGAGGGCATTAACTAAGAAACCAGCACAACTTTCTACAACCTAAATGTTGGTATTTTGTTCTTAAGCAGACAGCTCTGTGCTAGTGAGGACTGACCAACACCaatcaaaaagttaaaaatacttGTGTCTTTGGTGAATTTTTTACTACTAGTGTCAAGAAAATGATTAGTATGAAACTAATTATAGCCTCAGAATATGTTTCAGCTTGCCTGTTTGGTGGATATTTTGGTCTCAAAGTTCTACACTGATGTATTTGGGACTGCAGAAGATAGTATCACTCAggtattttcccttcttttgatGCAAGTTGTTAAGCTAGAAATcttgtcaaatatttttatttgtatccCTCTAGTGTGAAAAGACTTGGAACTTAATGGAACAGCTGGAAGAtcttcaaataatttctcaCATTAAACATCTGCAAGAAGATATTTATACAATGAAAACATGGTGTAGCagcataattaaaaaacaagaagaacTGCAAAACAATTTAACAACCCTTTTTCATGCAGTTTCAAGTGTTGAACAGAATGCAGCTTCTGTAGCAAAAAACATAACCTTGACGATTGTGACAGTAAAAACTGACATAAGGCGCATTTCAGGCCTGGTCTCAGAAATGACTGCACTGACAGATTCTTTGCAAACACTAGAAGATAAAGtagaaaaaggtgaaaaggcAACAGTAAAAAATATAGGTGACCTGCTTACCAGTAGCATCGATCGAAGCACAAAACTACAAAACTTGGCATCCAGTAACGCAAGAAAAATCGAGCAAATTAAGACATCATTATCAGAGTTAAGGAGTGATTTCAACAAGCATTCAGATAGACTTTTGAATCTTGAAGGTGACAGAGCAAAAGTTCTAAAGACTGTTACATTTGCAAATGACTTAAAACCCAAGatgtacaaaattaaaaaggattttGTCACCTTGGAGCCATTAATAAATGACCTAACACTGAGAATAGGAAGATTAGTGGAGGATGTATTAAGACGGGAGAAGGAGATTGCTTTACTGAATGAGAAACTGGCCAATTTAACAAGTTCAAACTGAGATCAAAGATATGAAAGATGAAATAACCAAGATTTCAGACATGAATTTAACACTGTGAAATGCCACTGCCTAAGGAATAGTAGTGTTTGAGGAGTATTAACTCCATCATATGCAGTACTAAACCAGACAATATTTAAAGGCTTCTTTTAGAAGCACATGAAAACTTAACgaggtttttcctcttttgagaaggacagaaaaagtCATACTGATTTCAAGGGACAAGCTACAAATGTGCGCAAAACCcatgtgtctgtgcatgtaTTTGTCTTTCTGAAGGATGACAGGTGCTGTATttaataaattgcttttttgtaCAATAAAACAATGTTAAAGCATAAAATGTTCTTACTTTTAGAGCTTGCTTTCATGAAGAAAGCAGGACCCAAGACTGACAGATCTTCAGCTTTCGTTTCCTGCACCAAAGGAATAAAATTGTTTCCAGATAGTTAAGCAAGGGTTAGTAAAACTGCAGTAGCCATTTAATATGTCTCAATATATTCACTCTGTGATTTTTGTACACTATAGcactttcctttttgtttttaaataagcagTATTTTGAGGTAAATGCAGTGAAGCAAGCAGTGCCCAGAAACATTGCTGATGCCTTGCAAAAAGTTTGTCACACATTTAGatggaataatttttataaGGTTTTATGTGaagttttgtaattttaaatcgTAATTAGCATGCACCACTGTTACGTCTTTGAAACACAGAACTCTATATGGGGACAATGCTTTGAAAGACCTACTAAACCCTACTGATGGCTTTCTCCCAGTGTCACGGTATCTGTTCAGGAATCCTAACTGGTTTCTTAGTCTGTAGAATACTAGAGCGAGCAGCAGAATTAACAAAGAGAAGCTACTTATGTCCAAAAAGGTTAGACTGATATGAGCCACTGGCAGTATTTCTGTGGCAAAGAGCAAGAGTTTAAGACATGTGGAAATGCAGCACACTGAAGTAACAAAATATTGGGAATGAGTTTAGTagagggaaaagggaggaaagtacattaaaaaggaataaaaatcgctattaaaaataattagagaTACAGCAATACAGAAAACCCCTATAAATGAAACTATATAAAGAAGTCTAAGAACACAGTAAAGCCTTTACAACTTCTCAGTTGTTGAGTTGGTCATACCTGAACATGCTGCAGCTACTAGACTCTTATTGTATGGAAGATACAACTATTCCTCTCCCTCACTATTCTCATCGTCATTCAGCGCTCTGCCTTTTGGCCTGCTTCAGGTTGCTGGTTTTCCATACCTTGCTCGCTTCATCGCCCCCAGTCAACctcaaatgcttttgtttcatcaggttttcctctttttggtATACGTCCATTCCTACCTCTCAATTTTCTTTTACCCTTTTCTAGTCCATCTGACAGACAGCTAGAATAAACCTGCCAAAAGACAAGTTTTCCTGGAAAGCATCCAGAGACACTACTTACCAGCCAGTGTCCCTTTGCTCTTTCACACTTAAGCAAGCCCTGAAAATAACCAAATTGCATTtgaaggagacagaaaaattaaagaatatcCAGAACTATCAGCCATACTAAAGCATGTGTTGTGTATCATACCtgagtgtatatatatatatatatatacaaacacacGCCCACTTACATACCCCGTTAAGAGTTTGGGTGTTACATAATACATATATCTCATTTGTATATTAAACCTGATACTCACTAACTCACCAGTCCtggggtgtggggttttttgtgtgcaaCCTCATGTTAGCCCTGTGAAGGAGAGCACTTGGTGCAACAGACATGGCTACCCAAACACTGATACGGCGGTGTTAGAAACCGACCCTATGTCTCTCACTATGGCCCAGTTGATGCAGTTAACGGCTACCAGTGGATTAATTGCATCTCATGGgctacagtaatttttttttttttttttcacttttatgaaTGAATCATTTGTGGTCGGtagccagtaaaaaaaaaaatctggaggCAGAACTGGAGAACCAGTAAAGCACTATCTACACAAGTGAACTGGAAAACATATTCCAACTGCACAGCCTTTCTGGACGGAAAGGGCACACACTCTCTTTGGAACAGGAGACGGAAAGTAAGCCAGGAAAAACAACTGTTGATTTCACTTTCAATCCCTAGATGAATAACCTCCAAATTTTAGAGCACATCTATCAGTGGAAACCGAGCACACAGTCCTGTTCATGGTCTCCATGAGAAGTTAAGCATGCAAAAAACATTACAGAACCATTAATTCCACTTTGGCTATAGATGTATGCAGACCACCCACCCTTCCTTCCCAGGAAGGGCAGGTCCAAAGCATTATGatcctttcagaaatgttgtTGCTAcaagcaagagagaaaaggtTTGTCACTGAGCTcctttacttgaaaaaaataattaaaaaaaaaaaatatctgtgcctGAAGTTGTCCTCAGAAGTAAGGTGAGTGATCAGTAGTTCTCCCACAATCTGCACAGGTACTACAAATCTCCATTTGCCCCTCAAGCACACACCTCACTgcgctaaaaaaaaaaaaaaaagttttagagTGGCTTTGTAATTACACTGGTCTAAGGACAGAGGCAAAGCTCTTTCTACAGCAGAAAAGATGCGGCACAGAGTGAGGTATTCGTCATAAATTTAAAGCAGACTACTAACCTCACCTCCTTGGTTTAGTACTGTGTAGTGAAGAGTATCCGCTCAGTAAAACTACATTCCCTTACTTCATGACTTGGTTCATTTCTAGGTGCATTCAATCATACTCTCTACAATTTTATTAAGTGATTAAGAGATTCAGGTAATAATGAAAATTGCAGCTATGCTATTTAAAGCATATAATCCCATGCAGCCCAACCTGTAGTGATAGTCAGGGTATCTTTGCTTTTAACTTAGTACACAGGTATAGAACTAGCCCATTATATTCTTGCCATGTACTATATTCTTGGGAAACAGATTCTTGGGGGAGgaatcaaaaaaaacccagcagtagCATTACATGATCAATGCTGAAAAATGAATGAGCAAAGTAATTCCAACACATTGAATCTACTTTTAGACACCAGAATATGAGCTCAACCAAGAGTCTTCTGGAGCAACATCCTCCCACATCACTTGGAGTTACATAAAACATATTCTGTAACAAGGCCATGTAGCTACAAAGGTCAGCTATTCAAGGTACTCCATATTTGCTAtaaaaaaagcaggatttttattgttttcactGTGAACTACATCATTTCTATGTAGAAATGTAAATGAATTACAACTATTTGTATTATTACAGCCCGCTTTAAAATGATATGCAACAAACATTTCAGCAAGTATCAGAACATTTGATCTGTAGTACAACCTGATACAAACACAGGGTGTGAATGGAGCTGTTATTTATTATATAGACAGTAGGCTTTAAACCAGAAAGCCGATCTCGGCTCCAGTTAATAGCATGAAAGGATGTTTCTCCTTCATAAAACAATATACACAAGCAGCATATACATAATCCATGTTTTACAAAGCACTTTGGGAGTTTAGTGACTTGTCTGGAGTTATCAGAGTTCAAAATGGAGTGCTCCTTTTCAATACAGGGCTTTCCTTCCAATGAAAGCACAAGTCCATCAAAAGCACCACTGCTCCCCTGCCCCATCTTCTCAACTTTCAGAAAACGTATACCACATATTACATTTAAAGCAGTTACCAATGCCAAAGTTGACCTTTTCTATGCAGTTTAATACAAAAGTTTTCCCACTGAAGCTTATTTAAAGTACCAGTGAGTGGCTCTTTAAGCAACAGCATTCTGTATGTTAACCTCATTTATCTCAATCATCCAAACAAGCCTATGGCTAGAAGCCTATGGCTGAACGTCAACAAAGTCAGCAGCTGCAAGGCAATTCTCTTCCCCTCTTGGGTTTCCCACTGAAACACAACACTATAAGTAGCACTAAGgatattttccctttctctgctacagaagaaaaggggaaCAGCTAGCTGCCCCTTGTATTCTTAGCTCAGATTTACCTGTGATAAAATTATCTGAGcatctttaaaaagtttcagGTCTACCCTTGAGCAATGAGAACATGGATTTAAGATTCCCTTATTACTGCACATATTTAAAACTGCATGTAAGTGACCCAATTCTAGAGAAAAATTGTGCGATTTTGCTCCACATACAGAACGACACAAAACAGTCTTGATAAATTTAGTGACTACCTCACTGCATGAACCAAGTGTGTCTCACTTTTCTGACAGCCTTAAAATTTGACAAAGATGCTCCACTTTCCCAGGACTAGAAGGAACTTGAGATGTTTTCCAGCAAACAGAGTCTACCAAgttaaaagatgcttttaaagaaactatGATACTCAGTacacaaaagcagcactttttttttccccaacaagCTGAACCACATACAAAAGTTAACTTCAAAAGCTGATTTAATGTCAATGGTCTTAATACAAGGTCAAGTCATAGTTAATGCTCCTCTGCAAGGAAACTCTTAGGAGCATTTAATGGTTTCTTAAGTAATTTCTAAGTTTCCCAGTCACAACAGGGCAACAAGATCTATGTACTTGTATCACGAAATAGGTTCAATTCAACACCAAAGTACTTGTACAGATGTTTTAGACTTGGAGAGTTTGACTTCGCTGTATAATGCAGTTAGACACCAACCACTCTTAAGAATTTGTTTACTGTCATGGTAACAGAACATAGAGCAGTTTTAGATTAGGTTTTACTCCGCATTTTCAAAGGCAGCAATCCAAAGTAAGGCTCAGTTTGCTTATTTAGCATAACCATCCAAAACGTTAAGTTGGAGGGTTTTCCCAGCGGTAAAGAAACCCAATGCTATGTAAAATGGTAGCAG
Encoded proteins:
- the IKBIP gene encoding inhibitor of nuclear factor kappa-B kinase-interacting protein isoform X2, with the translated sequence MSEVKQRKKGVSLSKTNEGSQKAEKHSNCGKLASPRTSNNRSSFWMDSRTSLSIISLAVCLMLTWFLFQQSGQFADMEKKYKFLQQEAVKFLDVENKVNLISEKCEKTWNLMEQLEDLQIISHIKHLQEDIYTMKTWCSSIIKKQEELQNNLTTLFHAVSSVEQNAASVAKNITLTIVTVKTDIRRISGLVSEMTALTDSLQTLEDKVEKGEKATVKNIGDLLTSSIDRSTKLQNLASSNARKIEQIKTSLSELRSDFNKHSDRLLNLEGDRAKVLKTVTFANDLKPKMYKIKKDFVTLEPLINDLTLRIGRLVEDVLRREKEIALLNEKLANLTSSN